ACAGGTATTTTCCATGATGAACTGGATAATGATGACATTGTATTAAGTTTTGAAACTACAGCAGAAGATGTAGAAGAGTGGGACTCTCTTTCCCATATTCAGCTGATTGTAGCGGTAGAAAAAGCTTTTGGCGTACGTTTCACTTCGTCAGAGATCCAGAGCTGGAATAATGTTGGAGAAATGATAGACTGTATACTTGCGAAATAATGATACTTCAGGAAAACCAGGCTTTTAGGCATCAGTTTAAAGTAGATGAACAGGTTTACAGCGGTTTCATCTCTGTTTTTGAAGATCGGAATTCTCTGCATACCGATGAGGAATTTGCAAAGAATAAAGGCTTTCGGTCTAAAGTGATGCACGGTAATATTCTGAATGGTTTTCTTTCGTATTTTATCGGTGAACTGCTTCCTACAGAGGATGTGATGATCCTTTCACAGACAATTAATTTTAAAAATCCGGTGTATCTGGATGATGTTTTAAATTTTGAAGCGGTGGTGACCGATCAGTCGGAAGCCGTGCGGGTGAATACATTCGCTTTTAAATTCATCAATGCAGATCTTAAAACGGTAGCATCAGGTAAAATCCAAATCAAAGAATTCTAGTGAAAAAAGTGGTGTTGACCGGAGGTTCATCCGGAATTGGTAAAGAGATCAATCTTTTTCTTTTGGAAAAGGGTTACGAAGTATTATTTACTTATTGTCATTCTGAACAGCCTGCAAAGGAAATAGAAGACAAGTTTCCCGGTGCAAAGGCATTTAAGATTGACTTTACTCTGGAAGGCCAAATGGCTGGTTTTTTGTCTGAAATAGAAGCTTTTGATCCGGATATTCTGATCAATAATTATTACAGCGGTACATTCATCAACACCTATTTCCATAAAACAGAGGCGGAAAAGATCCTTGAAGAGTTTAAGCATAATGTAATGCCGGCTCTTGAGGTGACCCAAAAATGCATTCCTATTTTCAGGAAGAAAAAACTGGGAAGAATTATCAATATCCTTTCTTCATCAATGATTTCCCCTGCGATGGGAACTTCCGTTTATAATTCCAATAAAGCTTATCTGCTTCAGATGAGCAAAAGCTGGGCAGTGGAGAATGTGAAGTTCGGGATTACATGCAATTCTGTTTCTCCATCTTTTATCCCGACAGATTTTCACAAGAATATGGATGACAGGATGAAAGATATGATCATTTCCGGATATCCCCTGAAAGATAAGC
The Chryseobacterium sp. W4I1 DNA segment above includes these coding regions:
- a CDS encoding acyl carrier protein, which codes for MNKDEILAKLTGIFHDELDNDDIVLSFETTAEDVEEWDSLSHIQLIVAVEKAFGVRFTSSEIQSWNNVGEMIDCILAK
- a CDS encoding MaoC/PaaZ C-terminal domain-containing protein — encoded protein: MILQENQAFRHQFKVDEQVYSGFISVFEDRNSLHTDEEFAKNKGFRSKVMHGNILNGFLSYFIGELLPTEDVMILSQTINFKNPVYLDDVLNFEAVVTDQSEAVRVNTFAFKFINADLKTVASGKIQIKEF
- a CDS encoding SDR family oxidoreductase codes for the protein MKKVVLTGGSSGIGKEINLFLLEKGYEVLFTYCHSEQPAKEIEDKFPGAKAFKIDFTLEGQMAGFLSEIEAFDPDILINNYYSGTFINTYFHKTEAEKILEEFKHNVMPALEVTQKCIPIFRKKKLGRIINILSSSMISPAMGTSVYNSNKAYLLQMSKSWAVENVKFGITCNSVSPSFIPTDFHKNMDDRMKDMIISGYPLKDKLEGSDVANIIELCINGGKHFNGNHLFVDASHY